One stretch of Candidatus Nitrosotenuis cloacae DNA includes these proteins:
- the pyrH gene encoding UMP kinase: protein MKKRIVLKLSGRIFGMDNNEKLLKDYATFLVKISKVCQPIVIAGGGKIARHYISHARSSGADESTLDELGIEVSRLNAKLLIYALGSKAYPHPPTTLTETRHAVDSGLIVVAGGLHPGQSTNGTAALIAEKTQASEFLNATDVDGIYDSDPNKNPKAKKFKRIELKNLRSLLVKEDSVAGGYDLMDIVALKVIERSKIKTRIIKADLPTIEKAIRGQSVGTEIIL from the coding sequence ATGAAAAAAAGAATTGTCCTAAAATTGTCTGGTAGGATTTTTGGAATGGACAACAACGAAAAGCTTCTCAAGGACTATGCAACATTCTTGGTCAAAATAAGCAAGGTTTGCCAGCCAATAGTGATTGCAGGTGGGGGCAAAATTGCCCGACATTACATTTCTCATGCACGATCTTCCGGCGCTGATGAATCCACATTAGACGAGCTTGGAATCGAGGTCTCTAGACTAAACGCCAAACTGCTTATCTATGCACTTGGAAGCAAGGCATATCCACATCCACCAACCACACTAACCGAAACAAGACATGCAGTGGATTCAGGACTTATTGTAGTTGCCGGCGGCTTGCATCCGGGACAGAGCACAAATGGAACCGCTGCATTGATTGCAGAAAAAACACAGGCTTCTGAATTTCTCAACGCAACAGATGTTGATGGGATTTATGATTCCGATCCAAACAAAAACCCCAAGGCAAAAAAATTCAAGCGCATTGAGCTCAAGAATTTGCGCAGCCTCCTAGTCAAGGAGGATTCCGTGGCAGGTGGCTATGATCTGATGGATATTGTGGCACTCAAGGTAATAGAGCGCTCTAAAATCAAGACCAGAATCATAAAAGCAGATCTTCCTACAATAGAAAAGGCAATTCGTGGCCAATCAGTTGGAACCGAAATTATACTATAA
- a CDS encoding HD domain-containing protein: protein MKQFLDIVDPIHDFIRVHDTELKIIDSPVFQRLRRIRQLSGAHLTYPSAQHSRFEHSLGVMHIAGQAAVSLKEKGFLKTDQIQEIRLAALLHDVGHGPFSHLFEEVLQIKKKTSHEEIGKKIIQESEIGDILSKSGFDKKHITKLAFGYPKYRFVNEIISGSLSADMMDYLQRDGYFTGAEHAKIDHKRIIQSLDVYRTKLALEKSALYSFESMILSRYQMFKAVYFHKTVRSAEVMMLESIRLADDDCGFIDLNLDHYTKLTDEFVIAQILALPNHTSEQRRAKRFATDYQNRRLLKCVYEKIMTQKSGQSEQIRDKIAKKSKINKDDIFVDTSGTFSVPLTPAKEKTKSITLITHSKKPTEIPFSKIPVVSSMAESMNILRVYTLDNNRKKVEMAAKSILG, encoded by the coding sequence ATGAAGCAATTTTTGGATATAGTTGATCCAATCCATGATTTTATCCGTGTCCATGATACTGAACTAAAAATAATCGACTCGCCAGTCTTTCAGAGACTGCGCAGAATACGACAGTTGTCTGGTGCACACCTAACCTACCCATCTGCTCAGCACTCAAGATTTGAGCACTCGCTTGGTGTAATGCACATTGCAGGCCAAGCTGCTGTGTCACTCAAAGAAAAAGGATTTCTGAAAACAGACCAAATCCAGGAAATCAGACTTGCCGCACTACTACACGATGTAGGACACGGTCCATTCTCGCATTTGTTTGAGGAAGTTTTGCAGATAAAAAAGAAAACCTCACATGAAGAGATTGGAAAAAAAATAATCCAAGAATCCGAAATTGGTGATATTCTATCAAAATCAGGATTTGATAAAAAACACATCACAAAGCTTGCCTTTGGTTATCCCAAGTACAGATTCGTCAATGAAATCATCTCTGGATCATTGTCCGCAGACATGATGGACTATTTGCAGCGGGATGGTTATTTCACTGGCGCCGAGCACGCAAAAATAGATCACAAAAGAATAATCCAGTCTCTAGATGTCTATAGGACCAAGCTAGCACTGGAAAAATCAGCACTATATTCTTTTGAGTCTATGATTCTTTCCAGATACCAAATGTTCAAGGCAGTCTATTTCCACAAAACAGTACGATCAGCCGAGGTAATGATGCTTGAATCAATCAGGCTGGCAGACGACGACTGTGGATTTATAGATCTAAATTTGGATCATTACACTAAACTCACAGATGAATTTGTAATAGCCCAGATCCTTGCCTTACCAAATCATACCTCAGAGCAAAGGCGAGCAAAAAGATTTGCAACCGACTATCAAAACAGAAGGCTGCTAAAGTGCGTCTATGAAAAAATCATGACCCAAAAATCTGGCCAGTCCGAGCAAATACGCGATAAAATAGCAAAAAAATCCAAAATAAACAAGGACGATATCTTTGTGGACACATCTGGCACATTCTCAGTTCCACTGACTCCAGCCAAGGAGAAAACAAAATCAATCACATTAATCACCCATTCCAAAAAACCAACAGAGATCCCCTTCTCAAAAATCCCCGTAGTGTCGTCCATGGCAGAGTCCATGAACATTTTGCGAGTCTACACTTTGGATAATAACAGAAAAAAAGTTGAAATGGCAGCAAAATCGATCCTTGGTTAA
- the tmk gene encoding dTMP kinase, with protein sequence MIIVIEGSDQAGKKTQSELLAKTLRKSKIKTKIFSFPDYTTPLGKEINRFLHGKRKFPPQVIHCLLAANRWEKESEIKKAESQNSVLIMNRYYQSNLVYGVANNLSLTWLQGLDQGLPKADLVIVLDVSQKESFSRKKSNRDRFEKDTIFLQKISRTYRVLAKKFSWHIINASQPKESVHNDIMKILSKKLEKI encoded by the coding sequence ATGATTATAGTGATTGAGGGAAGCGATCAGGCAGGAAAAAAAACCCAGTCCGAGCTTTTGGCAAAAACACTCAGAAAAAGCAAGATAAAGACCAAAATTTTCAGCTTTCCAGATTACACCACACCACTAGGAAAAGAGATCAACAGATTCCTTCATGGAAAACGAAAGTTTCCACCGCAAGTAATCCATTGTTTATTGGCCGCAAATAGATGGGAAAAGGAATCTGAGATAAAAAAAGCAGAATCACAAAATTCCGTTCTTATAATGAATCGATACTATCAATCAAATCTGGTATATGGCGTTGCAAACAATCTCTCACTGACGTGGCTGCAGGGACTGGACCAAGGACTTCCAAAGGCAGACCTCGTAATAGTACTTGATGTGTCCCAAAAGGAATCATTTTCCAGAAAGAAATCAAACCGAGATAGATTCGAAAAAGACACAATATTCCTTCAAAAAATATCTAGGACCTATCGAGTTTTGGCAAAAAAGTTCAGCTGGCATATAATCAATGCATCACAACCAAAGGAATCAGTTCACAATGATATTATGAAAATTCTCTCAAAAAAGCTAGAAAAGATATGA
- the hsp14 gene encoding archaeal heat shock protein Hsp14, translated as MGIVKNMAKEIAKEIGNKSREFYEFVLPPIDIHLDDDFLVVQIDMPGFDKKDIKLSIHKNILSINAQKPESKEEMIVNQRPNVIDKKIILPIYPKDESLGSAKLANGVLTIKIPYDKKEKQISID; from the coding sequence ATGGGCATTGTAAAAAACATGGCAAAGGAAATCGCAAAAGAAATAGGAAACAAATCTCGCGAATTCTACGAGTTTGTCCTGCCGCCAATTGATATACATCTGGATGATGACTTTCTGGTCGTACAAATTGACATGCCGGGATTTGATAAAAAAGACATCAAACTATCAATTCACAAAAACATCCTATCCATCAATGCGCAAAAACCTGAATCAAAGGAAGAGATGATTGTTAATCAGCGACCAAACGTAATAGACAAAAAGATCATTTTGCCAATTTATCCAAAGGACGAATCGCTCGGCTCGGCAAAACTTGCAAATGGCGTTCTTACCATAAAAATCCCATATGACAAAAAGGAAAAACAGATCTCAATAGACTAG